The genomic window AAATGTTACTGCACTAATGGATCCATAAGCGGAGGCGATAGCTCCTGCATTATCAATTCCTAATTTTCTTTTTAAAAGAAAAAAACTATATATAGGTATGATTACCGATACGATGATACCTAAGAATACCATGGATAGGATATCAAAAGTGAATTCACTGTGTGATAATTCCTGACCGCCTTTAAAGCCTATGGCAAACAATAGATAAAGTGATATAAATTTTGATGAATTTTCTGGAATACTTAAATCGCTTTTTATTTGTGCTGCGACAATGCCCAATAGAAAGAATAATAGGGCTGGATTGGTAATGTTCTCTAGAAATAGATCTACATTCATAATGGTATAGTTGAATTAGTTTGGTGCTGCCATAAAACACATTTAGATGTAACTAAATGGTTTTATGACAGTCTTTTTAATCTACTCACATGAGATTTCTTTAAACTTCTGCTAGCTCTCTTCTAGCAACGGTTACATGACAATCAACTTCAAAGATAGCATCGCTATCTTTATATTGATTTAGTGATTGAATTAACTGCTGTTTTTCAGCTTTTAATTCTTCAACTCTTCCTTCTAAATCTTCTCCTCCTGTATTACCTTTCAAGAAGCGCTCGAAGATTTTCTTGTTTAGAAATTGGATCTTATGATCCAAGATTGAAATCAAAAGTTCTTTAGACTCTTCTGCATTGTATGCATTGTCGATGAGTTGTAACTTTAGTTCTTTCATAGTTAAAAGTGCCGGTTATAGTAAACCAAAAATTTTGAGTGAACGTTATGAGAAAACTGTTTTTCTTTTTCCTTGACACAAAGTAAATTATTTTTTTTCATTTATTTTTATTTATATATTTAATGCAAACTATAAATAATTTTTATGAACTTCACGCTACATCAACTACAGGTATTTTTAGAGGTGGTCAAACAAAAAAGTATCACTAAGGCTGCTGAGAACATGCACATGACACAGCCCGCATTATCTATTCAACTTAAAAACTTTCAACAACAATTTGATTATCAACTTACCGAGGTGATTGGTAGGAAGTTATATATCACTGACTTTGGAAACAACATTGCCGAAATTGCAGAAAGCATCGTATCTGAATCTGATAAACTGAAATATAAAACCAAAGAATATGGGGCTGAGATCGCCGGAAAATTAAAAGTTTCATGTGTTTCTACAGGTAAATATGTGATCCCATATTTCTTAAAAGATTTTATGCAAAATCATACTTCTGTTGAATTAGAACTAGATGTGACGAATAAATCATTAGTAATTGAAAGCCTTAGAAACAATGAAATTGATTTTGCTTTAGTATCTGTTAGCCCTTCAGATTTGAACTTAGAGGAGGAACCCTTATTGCAAAATAATCTATTTTTAGTGGGTAATACACCCGATTTACGAAAGGATAGGCCTTTCATTTTTAGAGAAAAAGGTTCTGCTACTAGGGCGGCTATGGACAATTATCTTTCTACAAGAAAAGTCCAAAAGAAAATGGAGTTAAAGTCAAATGAAGCAGTAAAACAAGCATTAATCGCAGGTTTAGGCTATTCTATTATTCCATTAATAGGTATTAGAAACGAATTGGCAAACAAAGAACTACATATAATTCCTAGAAAGGATTTACCTCTTTCTTCTACGTGGAGATTGGTGTGGTTAAAACAAAAACAATTCTCTCCAACAGCACAAGCATTTTTGGATTATATCAAGGAGCATAAAAGAGAAATTGTAGCTCAACACTTTAATTGGATCGCAGATATTGTTCCTCTAAAAAAGAAATAAAGTTAAATTATCAGGTGTTTCAATTAAACAATATCAAGATTATATTGTATTATTATTCAGGTATTTATCAAAATATTACATCAAAATTGATTTCAAAAAGTAAACCTTGGAATCAATTTTGCAACTTTCACCCATGTACTGCGTCATTACATTTAAAGCTTACGACATCAATAGTAATGACTTTTTAAATTTTCTTCTAATTAACGCTTACCAAAATGAAACACTTAACATTCTATTTAGGGCTTATTCTTTTATTAGTATATACTTCTGTTACACAAGCCTCAAATATTCCGGAAAATGAAAATCCAGAAAAAACTTCTGAAGTAGAAAACTTCGATTACCGTAACGGTATGCTTCAATGGGAAACATATGCAGGTGTCGATGTGAAATTTTTCTTAATTGAATCTTCAGAAAATTCTGAAAAATGGAAACTTGTAAACGAGGTAGATGCTTATGAAAAAATTAGATATAAGCACCGTTACACTTTTGATTTAAGAAGACCAAAGAAATTTTATCGTCTTTCTGTGATTAACACAAATGGAGACATAAAACAAATTGGAGTAATTGATACTTCAAAGAAAGAGTAAATTTACTCTAAATCCCCAACTCAACTTCAACTAAATGTACAATGAAACGATCATTATTTTTTTTACTGTTACTCGTAACAAGTACTTCTTTTGCACAAATTAATTTAAAAGGGTATGTTATTGGTAAACCTTTAAGTTCGGATCAACACGCTTCTACAAAGATCTCATTTGGAGGAGTTTATGGTAATCTAGTAACTTCGAGGACCAATTCCGGAGTCGTTTATGGACTAACATTTAACCCTGAAAAAGGAGGGACACCAAAGCTGATGACACAAGCTGAGGTACAAAAGTTTGTGTCTTCTTTAAACCATTACTTTCATGTGGATTTAAAAAGAGTATCCCAAGGAAAAGATGGTGTTTTTAAAGGATCAGAGAGTGGTTGTCAGTTTGTAGTGAATTACACACACAAACAATTTAGAAATGGATTATATTATTACATCGAAATGTTGATACATAATCCAAAACTTGGAGCATTATAAAACTTGAAATGGACTTTTGTAATTATTTAATCATAATAAGTAATACAAAAGTCCTTTATTATTTCTAAATAGCATGATCAATGTAAACCTTTTTTGATGATCACCGTTATATTTCTTCAGACAAAGAACTTTTAACTTTTCAATCAATTAACTGACTAAATAAGAAAAATCATGAAAACTATTTTCAAACAACTACTTGTAATCTTAAGCTTTGTAACACTGAACACTATTCATGCACAAAGTAGACCTTCATGGCATTCGGATGATTTAGCCATTACCTTTACAAAGGTGACCGATAATTTATATTGGTCGAATTCCTTGATAAAAGGAAGTGTAAAATATCATTTAGAGGTAGATCTAAATAAATCAATACCTAGATATACGCTAGTTACCGAACCACATCATGATCAAGAAACGGTAAGTAAAGTAATACAATACCATTTAAGAAATAATGGCACCGTGAATAAGTACGATGTACAAGAAAAGCATGAAGTAGGTGAGAAGGAATACAAAATGTATTTTCTAGTGAAGAAAAAAACTTTCGAAAAAGATAAAGCAGTGATGAAATAATCATTCTCAAAAATAAAAAAGTGGAAGAGCCCTAAATGTAGTTTGAATTACATTTAGGGCTTTCTCTATTTAGTTCACTAGGAATTAAATTGAACTAGTGATGATTTAATTTAAAAATGGAATAATAACTTGTTTAGATAGCAGTTCAGATTATTCCTAACGTTGTCAAATAACATTGTTGTAACTAGATGAAGTAATTAGATTTGAGCTCTATAAATAAGTACGATTCTAAATCTAAACCTCTTATCAATTCAATCTAATTAAATAATGAGAAACTTAATCCTATTAATCACCATCTTTTTAAGTAGTTGTACTGAAAAATGGAGTCTAACTGACAGTTCAGGAAACTTGGTAGATACTCATGAAAGAACATTGTCTTTTTCAGAACATCTTACTCTAATTTTTCCATACGTAATTTTAATTCTGATATTCATTGGAATTCCAGTAACGATATTTTTTATCATTAAATACTTCATTCGATATAATCATAAGATGAACAGTAGATACAATAATTGAATCAATCACTATTTGATTCATTTGAGATAATACAAAAACACCTTGGCTATATGATAACCAAGGTGTTCCACGAATTTCTCATTACTAATTAATTACTACTACTATGTATCTCTTCAGGTTCACTAATACATGTGTAAAAAGTAATGGAAACCCCTAGTGACTGATGAAAAAAAATTAAATATTTTCTAGAACAGACAAAGTTTCTTTCACAGACATTCTTACTTTATAGTTCGGATCATAGTGTCTTTTTAAGATTGTGCCATCCTGACTGATAATGTAAGTAGCTGGAATTGGGAGAGTTGCTCTTTTAATTGCATTGATCTTTGTAAGGTCACGCTCATATTTTTTAAGCATTTCTTGGTAGCCCTCATTCACATCAAATGTGACTTTGTAGCCGTTCATTATTTCTAATTTTGAATCTTCAACGATATCAAAAGTGAAACCTTTCTTTTTGGCCAATTCTAAATTACCATCAGCAAGTTCTGGAGTAACGGCAATAAAAGTGGCACCTGTTGCTTCAATTAACGACAAAGAGTCTTGCACATTCTTAAGGTGTTTAGTGCAATACGGGCACCAACTACCTCTGTAGAAATTTAGAACTACAGGACCTTTTTTAAGTGCTTTCTTTAAATCAAATGTTTCACCGTTTTGGTCTTTTGCTTTAAAAGTATACGCTTGTTCGCCTTCTTTTAAACCTTCTTGAAGTGTGTTTACAGTAATACCGTACTTTTCTAGGATCTCTTTTTCTTGTGAAAAAACACTTGTTATAGAGAATAAAATGATCATTACGATCGATTGAAAGTTTTTCATGTTTGAGTA from Flammeovirga yaeyamensis includes these protein-coding regions:
- a CDS encoding peroxiredoxin-like family protein, which codes for MKNFQSIVMIILFSITSVFSQEKEILEKYGITVNTLQEGLKEGEQAYTFKAKDQNGETFDLKKALKKGPVVLNFYRGSWCPYCTKHLKNVQDSLSLIEATGATFIAVTPELADGNLELAKKKGFTFDIVEDSKLEIMNGYKVTFDVNEGYQEMLKKYERDLTKINAIKRATLPIPATYIISQDGTILKRHYDPNYKVRMSVKETLSVLENI
- a CDS encoding LysR substrate-binding domain-containing protein, which encodes MNFTLHQLQVFLEVVKQKSITKAAENMHMTQPALSIQLKNFQQQFDYQLTEVIGRKLYITDFGNNIAEIAESIVSESDKLKYKTKEYGAEIAGKLKVSCVSTGKYVIPYFLKDFMQNHTSVELELDVTNKSLVIESLRNNEIDFALVSVSPSDLNLEEEPLLQNNLFLVGNTPDLRKDRPFIFREKGSATRAAMDNYLSTRKVQKKMELKSNEAVKQALIAGLGYSIIPLIGIRNELANKELHIIPRKDLPLSSTWRLVWLKQKQFSPTAQAFLDYIKEHKREIVAQHFNWIADIVPLKKK